From a region of the Borrelia sp. A-FGy1 genome:
- a CDS encoding DUF261 family protein, with product MFALEQEDRRFLSEIRKSGCYLLAIHFFVYKLKRLIFTQDKINSAYMEFVNKGFIRRNCYILEPTKILGWYGILAEVRIEDKFYSSKLGEFEITEVKVKRTGSSHFIATDKDKVIYDSLNLNKKREIYNIFSKRVFTLKGGELV from the coding sequence GTGTTTGCATTAGAACAAGAAGATAGAAGATTTTTGAGTGAGATTAGAAAGAGTGGATGCTATTTACTAGCAATACATTTTTTTGTGTATAAACTAAAAAGACTTATCTTTACACAAGATAAGATTAATTCTGCTTATATGGAGTTTGTAAATAAGGGTTTTATTAGGAGAAATTGTTATATATTAGAGCCTACTAAGATTTTGGGTTGGTATGGGATACTTGCAGAAGTCAGAATAGAGGATAAATTCTATTCTAGCAAGTTGGGAGAGTTTGAAATTACTGAGGTCAAGGTTAAAAGAACAGGTTCTAGTCATTTTATTGCAACAGATAAAGACAAGGTTATATATGATAGCCTGAATTTGAATAAAAAGAGGGAGATATACAATATTTTCTCAAAACGGGTTTTTACATTAAAAGGAGGTGAGCTTGTTTGA